The window aaatgttttcaattttggAAGAACAAATTGTGCATTTCCTCTAAGCCATAACAGATAAAAAgaagtaatattttgtttttctgctttcacaGATAAACCATCATGATTCCCATCACAGAGCTTCGGTACTTTGCTGACACCCAGCCAACGTACCGCATTCTGAAACCATGGTGGGACGTTTTCACCGACTACATCTCAATCATCATGCTGATGATCGCGGTGTTCGGCGGGACGCTTCAGGTAACGCAGGACAAGATGATCTGCCTGCCTTGCAAGTGGATCCTCAACGACACTTGCGATGCCATGCCAAATGGAACAGGCATCTACGCCCCAGAGCCCAAAGGCATTCGATACGACCTGGATCGACACCAGTACAACTATGTCGATGCCGTCTGCTATGAGAACAAGCTGCACTGGTTTGCTAAGTATTTCCCTTATCTGGTGCTGCTCCACACTCTCATCTTCCTGGCCTGCAGCAACTTCTGGTTCAAATTCCCACGCACGAGCTCCAAACTGGAGCACTTTGTCTCCATCCTCCTCAAGTGCTTCGACTCGCCGTGGACAACGAGGGCTTTGTCTGAAACCGTGGTGGAGGAGAGCGACCCCAAACCAGTGGGGAAAACGAATGGCTCCATGGATAAGAAGGCGTCGAGCGTGAGTGAGGATGTCGAGGCCAGCGTTCCCATGCTCCAGCGAACAAAGTCCAGGATCGAGCAGGGGATCGTGGATCGCTCTGAGACTGGGGTTTTGGACAAAAAGGAAGGGGAGCAGGCCAAGGCGCTTTTTGAGAAAGTGAAGAAGTTCCGGATTCACGTTGAGGAAGGCGACATAGTCTACCGCCTTTACATACGTCAGACCATCATCAAAGTAATCAAGTTCATACTGATAATTAGCTACACAGGCTATTACGTAAGCTGCATCAAGTTCAGCGTGGTGTGCTCAGTGAACATGGAGAAACTGACAGGGTACCGTCTGTTTTATTGTGCACATCCATTGGCGACTCTTTTCAAGATCTTGGCCTGTTTTTACATCAGCCTGGTTATTGTTTACGGCCTCATCTGCATGTACACGCTCTGTTGGATGGTGAGACGCTCCCTCAAACGCTACTCCTTTGAGTCGATCCGCGAGGAGAGCAGTTACAGTGACATCCCCGACCTCAAGAACGACTTTGCCTTCATGCTACACATGATAGATCAGTATGACCCTCTGTACTCCAAGCGCTTTGCCGTGTTCCTGTCAGAGGTCAGCGAGAACAAGCTGAGGCAGCTGAACTTGAACAACGAGTGGACGCTAGAGAAGCTGAGGCAGCGGATCACCAAGAACTCCCAGGAGAAACTGGAGCTTCATCTCTTCATGCTCAGCGGGATCCCCGACACGGTGTTCGATCTGGTGGAGCTGGAGGTCCTGAAGCTGGAGCTGATCCCAGACGTGACGATACCCCCCATCATCGCCCAGCTCTCCAACCTGAGGGAGATGTGGCTTTACCACACTCCAGCTAAAATCGAAGCTCCAGCTCTGGCTTTCTTAAGGGAGAACCTCAAGTCTCTGCACATCAAGTTCACGGACATCAAGGAGATCCCACTGTGGATCTACAGCCTGAAGAACCTCAGCGAGCTGCACCTGACCGGCAACCTGAGCGCCGAGAACAATCGCTTTATCGTGATCGATGGGCTCCGGGAGCTCAAGAGCCTGAAAGTGCTGCGTCTGAAAAGCAACCTGACCAAGCTTCCTCAGGTGGTGACCGACGTGGGCGTGCACCTCCAGAAGCTGTCCATTAACAACGAGGGCACCAAGCTGATGGTGCTCAACAGCCTCAAGAAGATGGTCAACCTGACAGAACTCGAGCTCATTCGCTGTGACCTCGAGCGCATCCCGCACTCCATCTTCAGCTTGCACAACTTGCAGGAGATCGACCTGAAGGACAACAACCTGAAGACGATAGAGGAGATCATCAGCTTCCAGCACCTGTACCGTCTCGTGTGCCTGAAGCTCTGGTACAACCAGATCGCCTACATCCCCATCCAGATCGGAACGCTCACCAACCTGGAGAGGCTCTACCTGAACAGGAACAAGATCGAGAAGATTCCCAGCCAGCTCTTCTTCTGTCGCAAGCTGCGCTTCCTGGATCTGAGCCACAACAATCTGACGAGCATCCACCCAGACATCGGCTTCCTCCAGAACCTACAGTATTTTGCTGTGACAGCGAACAGGGTAAGAAGCTGAAACATTCCTATTTATCTAACCTAAAGTTCTGTGTAAAGCTACTTGCTGTCAAAGTTTTTAGtagttttttcttccagtttttaaaagaCAACTATCCAGATTAACCTGACCCAGAGAGAGCGAGTAACTGGCTCCAGTCATGAAGTAACTGTGATTAAGGACattattttttggttgtttttggttgttttctgaaCTTTCACAAAAGTTCAGAATGGAGAAATCACTCGCATGGAACCTGTTATGGCCATTTCTGACACTTTACGACTCCAGCGAACCACAGTGAGAGCCATTATccagaaatggagaaaacaaaggGGTAGTGAACCTTCCCAGGAAAGTCTGGCCTTCAAAAACGACTTCAAGAACAACTAAATGACTCATTCGGGGGTCACAAAATAACTCAGAACAATGTCTAAATCACGTAAGAcctcaagtttttttgttgaggTTAGAATTCCtgattcaaaaacaagaaagagacTGGGCAAAATTAGTGACACAAATGTGGACTTTTTTGAAAGGCGTGCTTCCAGTTACCTTGGGCTTAAACCCAAGACAGCATTTCTGAAAAAGGAACAGTGGTTTGTGATGGCCTGCGGTGACTTTGCTTCTTCTGAGTTTGCCAGCCTGATGTACTTTATGAAACCTTGAATGCTGCTCACTACCAGAAAATCCTGACAGAAAATACAGAGAATACGCAGCAGGACAAGTTATCCTAGCAGACTATCAAGTCAACTTCTGTATGGCttaaaaaagcagaattaatcattaaatataaatcaaatgaTGATTTATAATCTGAAACTTGTAGGTAAGagaacacatttttcacaacactgtcataattgattttttttctgtcattttgccTGTGATATTCCATATGATACATGaattgtttggtttaaaaatctAACTTGCTCAAgaattcagattaaaaaaactatCTGATTCCTTCTCAAGAAATGCTGCTTTGAGCTCCGCGTGCAAACAACATGGTGTGTTTTCAGTTAACACTACTATTACTGCTGTTTTACTGCGCTGGCTCGAGTGGCTTCTTGCTGAAAATAACCTCCTGCAGGTCTGCGAGCAGCCACGAATAGCTCAGGACCAATCCTTTGTACTTCTTCTTCTAGTTTGTTTACACTTTCAGAATATTACCAGGTTCAAGTAGGTTTTAACAGTGAAATTCATGGTAATGCCATCCATTTTAACTGTGATTCGTATGAAATTAAATGGGAGAATCAACTTCTTGGAGCAATCAGAacaaagtaaatacaaatatatatcaCTGGATTTATTCTTTGGGTCTTATTTTGGTCGTGATTTAAATGCTTAATGAGACTTCAGAGAGGCAGGCTGCATTTTAAGGAGCCTTTTATCTTGTTTTGACAGCGCCTGTTTTCATGTCTGGTTTGTGTTTCATTCTGACATGAAGTAGaaacatgtattattttatgtattattgCTTACTAATGTAatcagtgctttgcaaaagtattcacaccccttgaactttgtCAGATTACGAATTCTCACTGGGATTATATGGCCTACTCCATTACATGTTACGATGGGCCAGAAATTTGAGAGCTACAGACATTATCTTTGACATGTGTCCAATATGCAAAAGTTAACATTTGCATTTGGATGCAATGGTAAAATAGGGAAGTATTTGTCAGTTCAAGCGGGGTTAAATCTTCAGTTTTTTGCTGTGAATTTTACAGTTACATAAACTAGCtctgggcaataaatcaatatcaatatataCTGTGACATTATCAATAACAGTAGAAAGTACGGTAACAAAATGTTCAATCATTTCATTCATATCTAAACCAGAACTGCACAgtattc of the Poecilia reticulata strain Guanapo linkage group LG12, Guppy_female_1.0+MT, whole genome shotgun sequence genome contains:
- the lrrc8aa gene encoding leucine rich repeat containing 8 VRAC subunit Aa — protein: MIPITELRYFADTQPTYRILKPWWDVFTDYISIIMLMIAVFGGTLQVTQDKMICLPCKWILNDTCDAMPNGTGIYAPEPKGIRYDLDRHQYNYVDAVCYENKLHWFAKYFPYLVLLHTLIFLACSNFWFKFPRTSSKLEHFVSILLKCFDSPWTTRALSETVVEESDPKPVGKTNGSMDKKASSVSEDVEASVPMLQRTKSRIEQGIVDRSETGVLDKKEGEQAKALFEKVKKFRIHVEEGDIVYRLYIRQTIIKVIKFILIISYTGYYVSCIKFSVVCSVNMEKLTGYRLFYCAHPLATLFKILACFYISLVIVYGLICMYTLCWMVRRSLKRYSFESIREESSYSDIPDLKNDFAFMLHMIDQYDPLYSKRFAVFLSEVSENKLRQLNLNNEWTLEKLRQRITKNSQEKLELHLFMLSGIPDTVFDLVELEVLKLELIPDVTIPPIIAQLSNLREMWLYHTPAKIEAPALAFLRENLKSLHIKFTDIKEIPLWIYSLKNLSELHLTGNLSAENNRFIVIDGLRELKSLKVLRLKSNLTKLPQVVTDVGVHLQKLSINNEGTKLMVLNSLKKMVNLTELELIRCDLERIPHSIFSLHNLQEIDLKDNNLKTIEEIISFQHLYRLVCLKLWYNQIAYIPIQIGTLTNLERLYLNRNKIEKIPSQLFFCRKLRFLDLSHNNLTSIHPDIGFLQNLQYFAVTANRIETLPPELFQCKKLRTLNLGNNCLQTLPSRFGELTGLTQLELRGNRLECLPVELGECRLLKKSGLVVEEDLFNTLPTEVKEHLWRADKEQV